In Ignavibacteriales bacterium, the genomic stretch TCGGTTTCGTTTGGCATTTCTACAAATCCGAATCCCCTTGATTTTCCGGTCTGACGATCGGTAACAACTTTTGCTGAAACAACTTCACCAAAAGGCTCAAATGCAGTCTTTAAGATTTCGTCATTTACAGCCCACGGGAGATTTCCCACAAAGAGCTTAGTACTCATTAAACCAATACCTCTAAAAAGTTGAAAAAACAGTGTGCTATATACAGTGAGAAATATACTTTTAATTTTTTAAAAATCAAACAAATCATGTGGAGTGTTTCTTAGTAGTGTATCACACAAGCACTTTGTCTATTGCTTCAGATAGGTTTGATACTGGGATTACTTTTATCTTTCCTTTTACCAAAAGTGATTTAAAATTTTTATTTGGAATTATGATATAGTTAAATCCAAGCTTTTCCGCTTCCTGAATTCTTTTCTCGATGTTGCCGATACTTCTAACTTCACCGCCCAAACCAACTTCGCCAACCAAAACAAATTCTTTATTAACACTTCTTTCTAACAAACTGGAGGCAATGGCACAGCAAACAGCAAGATCAACTGCGGGCTCATCAATTTTAATTCCTCCAGCCATGTTTAAGAAAACATTATTGGCAGAAAGACGAAAGCCAGCGCGCTTTTCTAATACTGCAAGCAAAATGGAAAGTCGGCGGTAATCAAAACCAGTTGCTACTCTCTGCGGATTTCCAAAATTGGAAGGAGTAACTAATGCCTGAACTTCCAGAAGGATTGGTCTTGTGCCTTCCATACTTGATGTAACTGCTGAACCAGTTGTTTGATTATCTCTTTCGCTTAAAAATATTTCGCTGGGATTTTTAACTTCACTTAATCCAGTATCGTGCATTTCAAAAATTCCAATTTCATTTGTGCTGCCAAAGCGATTCTTTTCTGCGCGAAGTATTCGGTAGCTGTGGTGTCTTTCTCCTTCGAATTGAAGAACTGTATCAACTATATGCTCCAAAACTTTTGGACCGGCAATAATTCCTTCCTTGGTTACATGACCGATTAAAATCATAACCTGCTGTGTTGCTTTTGCAATTTGCATCAACGCCGAGGTGCATTCCCTTAATTGGGTTACTGTTCCCGCAGCATTGTCTAAAGATGAATTATAAACGGTTTGGATTGAATCTACAATAATAACATCCGGTGCAAGATTTTGAATTGCTGAAAGAATAATATCCAAATCAGTTTCTGCAAGTATGAAAAAATTTTCAGAATTAATTTTTAATCGTGTGGCTCTCAATTTTATCTGCTTGTTAGATTCTTCGCCGGTAACATAAAGAACTTTCCCTTTAATTTTATCAGCCGCCTGCATAACCAAAGTTGATTTCCCAATCCCCGGGTTGCCGCCAATTAAAATAACAGAGCCGGGCATTAAACCACCGCCCAAAACTCTATCAAACTCATTTATGTTTGTAGTTAATCTATCTTCTTCAGTTGATGAAATATCAACAAGCTTGTTAATTGTAAAACCTACTTTGAAAGAAGATTTTTTTTGTTTGTTAGTTTCCACCAATTCTTCTGCAAAAGTGTCCCATGCTTCGCACTCAGGGCACTTACCAATCCACTTAACTGATTCAAATCCGCAGTTTGAGCAGACATATTTGGTTTTAGTTTTTGTCTTATTCATATATTCTAAAAGTTAAATCCTTGGGTAGCAAGATGATTTTTAAAAACAGAGAGATCACAAAATTATTATTAAGTTCTGCTTCGGATTCTAAAAATTTTTCTGTCTCAAAGTTAGTTGTTAAAATCCTGTTCTTTTAATAAAATTATCAATCACCCTATCGTTGGAATTAAGCATCTGTTCCGGTGTTCCTTCAAAATAAATTTTTCCATCATGAATCATTGCGACTTTGTCGGCAACATTCCTAACAGTTACAATATCGTGTGTAACAACTATCGAGGTTACTTTCAATTTTGTGTTAAGCTCTTTTATCAAATCATCAATTGAATCGGACATAATGGGATCCAGCCCGGTTGTTGGTTCATCATATAAAATATAATCTGGATCGGTTACCAAAGCCCGTGCAAGCCCAACACGTTTTTTCATACCGCCAGAAAGTTCGGAAGGTTTTAATCCTTGAATATTAGATAGCCCCACAAGGTTCAACTTATGTTCAACGATTTTCTTTACATCAGGTTCTGCAATATCATGATTGTTTTCAACGATTGGGAGCGCTACATTTTCACCAACAGTCATCGAATCGAATAAAGCTGCACCTTGAAACAAGAATCCAAATTTTCTTCTTACCGCAAACAAATCGTTCCTGCTTAACTCAGAAATATTTTGATTATCAACTTTAACGAAACCTTCGTCCGGAAAGAGTAATCCAACGATATGTTTAATTAAAACACTTTTTCCGCAACCACTTCTGCCAATAATAGCAATCGTTTTACC encodes the following:
- a CDS encoding RNA-binding protein, which codes for MSTKLFVGNLPWAVNDEILKTAFEPFGEVVSAKVVTDRQTGKSRGFGFVEMPNETESNAAIKALNGSMLSGRNIIVNEAKPQK
- a CDS encoding ABC transporter ATP-binding protein, which gives rise to MIEINNLHKKFKEKKVLLGIDLTIETGKTIAIIGRSGCGKSVLIKHIVGLLFPDEGFVKVDNQNISELSRNDLFAVRRKFGFLFQGAALFDSMTVGENVALPIVENNHDIAEPDVKKIVEHKLNLVGLSNIQGLKPSELSGGMKKRVGLARALVTDPDYILYDEPTTGLDPIMSDSIDDLIKELNTKLKVTSIVVTHDIVTVRNVADKVAMIHDGKIYFEGTPEQMLNSNDRVIDNFIKRTGF
- the radA gene encoding DNA repair protein RadA; this encodes MNKTKTKTKYVCSNCGFESVKWIGKCPECEAWDTFAEELVETNKQKKSSFKVGFTINKLVDISSTEEDRLTTNINEFDRVLGGGLMPGSVILIGGNPGIGKSTLVMQAADKIKGKVLYVTGEESNKQIKLRATRLKINSENFFILAETDLDIILSAIQNLAPDVIIVDSIQTVYNSSLDNAAGTVTQLRECTSALMQIAKATQQVMILIGHVTKEGIIAGPKVLEHIVDTVLQFEGERHHSYRILRAEKNRFGSTNEIGIFEMHDTGLSEVKNPSEIFLSERDNQTTGSAVTSSMEGTRPILLEVQALVTPSNFGNPQRVATGFDYRRLSILLAVLEKRAGFRLSANNVFLNMAGGIKIDEPAVDLAVCCAIASSLLERSVNKEFVLVGEVGLGGEVRSIGNIEKRIQEAEKLGFNYIIIPNKNFKSLLVKGKIKVIPVSNLSEAIDKVLV